A genomic segment from Nicotiana sylvestris chromosome 1, ASM39365v2, whole genome shotgun sequence encodes:
- the LOC104249810 gene encoding ribosomal RNA small subunit methyltransferase: protein MAGGKMRRDKPHRGASAGGSNPHFQGGISFHKSKGQHILKNPLLVDSIVQKAGIKSTDVILEIGPGTGNLTKKLLEAGKSVIAVELDPRMVLELQRRFQGTPLSNRLKVIQGDVLKCDLPYFDICVANIPYQISSPLTFKLLAHRPLFRAAVIMFQREFAMRLVAQPGDTLYCRLSVNTQLLARVSHLLKVGKNNFRPPPKVDSSVVRIEPRKPLAPVNFKEWDGLVRICFNRKNKTIGSIFRQKSVLSLLEKNYRTLQALQLAENVPSEDVEMALDVSALGETFGDLSMDADDEKDDDEMEVDDGDAKRSEFKEKVLAVLKEGKYEDKRSSKLTQADFMHLLSLFNKAGIHFS from the exons ATGGCGGGAGGGAAGATGAGGAGAGACAAGCCCCACCGTGGTGCATCAGCCGGCGGCTCAAATCCTCACTTCCAGGGAGGGATATCGTTCCACAAATCCAAGGGTCAGCACATTCTGAAAAATCCTCTATTGGTTGACTCTATTGTCCAAAAAGCCGGAATTAAATCTACGGATGTCATCCTCGAAATTGGTCCTGGTACCGGTAATCTTACTAAGAAGCTTCTAGAAGCCGGAAAGTCAGTTATTGCTGTTGAGCTTGATCCTCGTATGGTTCTCGAATTGCAACGAAGGTTTCAGGGTACTCCTTTATCTAACCGACTCAAG GTTATACAAGGGGATGTTCTCAAGTGTGATCTCCCTTACTTCGACATTTGTGTTGCTAACATCCCATATCAAATATCATCTCCTCTTACCTTCAAGTTATTGGCTCATAGACCTCTATTCAGAGCTGCAGTAATAATGTTCCAGAGAGAATTTGCTATGAGGCTTGTTGCTCAACCGGGTGATACTCTTTATTGCCGCCTTTCTGTGAACACCCAGCTGTTGGCTCGAGTATCGCACTTACTCAAGGTAGGAAAGAATAATTTCAGGCCACCACCGAAGGTTGATTCTTCTGTAGTTAGAATTGAACCTAGAAAACCACTTGCTCCTGTCAATTTTAAGGAGTGGGATGGTTTGGTCAGGATCTGTTTCAACCGGAAAAACAAAACTATAGGTTCTATTTTTAGACAAAAATCCGTACTCTCTTTACTGGAAAAAAACTATAGAACTTTGCAAGCATTACAACTCGCTGAGAATGTTCCTTCAGAGGATGTGGAAATGGCGTTGGATGTATCCGCCTTGGGAGAGACATTTGGAGACTTGAGTATGGATGCTGATGATGAGAAGGATGATGACGAGATGGAGGTGGATGATGGTGACGCTAAAAGATCTGAATTCAAAGAGAAAGTTTTGGCAGTGCTAAAGGAAGGCAAATATGAGGATAAGAGATCTTCCAAGCTCACACAAGCAGATTTCATGCACCTACTTTCTCTATTTAACAAGGCTGGCATACATTTTTCTTGA